A region of Epinephelus fuscoguttatus linkage group LG1, E.fuscoguttatus.final_Chr_v1 DNA encodes the following proteins:
- the LOC125894539 gene encoding amphoterin-induced protein 1-like: MMGGSLWISHGASEAVFRGRSFITVLPLALLLPTVRVSAQFIASPLDCQKTCVCASNIVSCSKINLTNVPIALPPYTAVLDLSFNDITKLRAEWTPAALTRLHTLLLSHNGLTFLSSEAFVYVTKLRYLDLSSNGLRLLDEFIFEPLEHLEVLLLYNNRISQIDRSAFSGLVNLQRLYLSQNMITRFPLELVRERSRLETLRLLDVSSNRIKALPLHELQALPAWIKNGLYFHNNSLPCSCEVHEMVARWHLKELSSVMDFKDSHTCVLPGPQKERMAILDLDKVYLNCSEVKILDKEAYLEQFLVLDCDTRQKDMKKCWVLPGNIPVSPLDKTFVVRPDDSLQIGPLKAEDSGVYTCYANSDSLNETIYVTVMVFNSTKSGGLENLKTAYTTLVACLISIVMILIYLYLTPCQCACCPGQGLTKSDAGDSLHSSTVSISQAHEEMGQEQVEGGGFAYRHAAFLQHKEQLEQNGRLNPIGEEDEEWQGDNTERRRSNAESVSSVCSDTPMVV, from the coding sequence ATGATGGGGGGGTCACTCTGGATTTCCCATGGTGCCTCTGAAGCGGTGTTTAGAGGAAGGAGCTTCATCACTGTTCTACCTCTGGCCTTATTGTTGCCAACAGTGAGAGTCAGTGCACAGTTCATAGCAAGTCCTCTGGACTGCCAaaagacctgtgtgtgtgccagcaACATCGTCAGCTGTTCCAAGATTAATCTAACCAACGTCCCCATCGCTCTTCCACCATATACAGCTGTTTTGGACCTGAGCTTTAACGACATCACCAAGCTACGTGCTGAGTGGACCCCTGCCGCTCTTACCCGACTACACACCCTGTTGCTCAGCCATAACGGCCTCACCTTTCTCTCCTCTGAGGCGTTTGTTTATGTGACAAAGCTGCGTTACCTGGACCTTTCCTCTAATGGGCTCCGCCTGCTGGATGAGTTCATTTTTGAGccgctggagcacctggaggtgctgctgctttataacaACCGCATCTCTCAGATAGACCGCTCTGCCTTCTCTGGCCTCGTCAACCTGCAGAGGCTCTACCTTAGCCAGAACATGATCACACGCTTCCCCTTGGAGCTGGTGAGGGAGCGGAGCCGGCTTGAAACTCTTAGACTGCTGGATGTGTCCTCCAACCGAATCAAAGCCCTGCCACTCCATGAGCTTCAGGCTCTGCCCGCCTGGATCAAGAATGGCCTGTACTTCCACAACAACTCACTGCCCTGCAGCTGTGAGGTGCATGAAATGGTGGCACGCTGGCACCTCAAGGAGCTCAGCTCTGTCATGGACTTCAAGGACAGCCACACTTGTGTGTTACCAGGCccacagaaagagagaatggCTATACTGGACCTGGACAAGGTCTATTTGAACTGCAGTGAGGTGAAAATTTTGGACAAAGAAGCCTATCTGGAGCAGTTCCTGGTACTGGACTGTGACACCAGGCAGAAGGACATGAAAAAGTGTTGGGTGCTGCCTGGAAACATCCCAGTGTCTCCACTAGACAAGACATTTGTGGTGCGTCCTGATGACAGCCTTCAGATTGGCCCTCTGAAGGCAGAGGACTCGGGGGTCTACACCTGCTATGCCAACAGTGACTCCCTCAATGAGACAATATATGTTACTGTAATGGTGTTTAATTCCACCAAGAGTGGTGGACTGGAGAACCTAAAGACGGCCTACACCACCCTTGTAGCATGTCTGATCAGTATAGTTATGATTCTCATCTACCTCTACCTCACACCCTGCCAATGCGCTTGTTGTCCAGGTCAGGGCCTGACAAAAAGCGACGCTGGAGACAGCCTCCACTCCTCGACCGTTAGCATCTCTCAGGCACACGAAGAGATGGGGCAAGAACAAGTGGAAGGCGGAGGCTTCGCCTACAGACATGCGGCCTTCCTGCAACACAAGGAGCAGCTGGAGCAGAACGGGAGGTTGAACCCAATAggtgaggaagatgaggagTGGCAGGGGGATAACACGGAGAGAAGGAGGTCTAACGCAGAgtctgtcagctctgtgtgttccGATACCCCCATGGTGGTGTAA